The following are encoded together in the Fundidesulfovibrio putealis DSM 16056 genome:
- a CDS encoding aminotransferase class I/II-fold pyridoxal phosphate-dependent enzyme: MGVHRNPQHSGAAVKFPPFLLERYFAQHEFSVPHLLCVSDCQTMTAGELLDLEPGSREALERLPLGYTEAPGGAGLRAEISGLYENLPPDNVLVHVGAEEAIFTFATACLEPGDEVIVHTPCYQSLHQIAASRGCTVIPWVARPENGWAPDTDELARLVTPRTKAIVVNSPHNPTGFCLDRAAMERIVAVAARQGCLLFSDEVYRFLEYGVDEPPRPACDLYERAVSLGVMSKSLGLAGLRVGWVASRDKAALSAMAAVKDYTSICGSAPSEFLAALALRRREVILARQYALTTANLELLEAFMSRHAHLFDWVRPSGGPIAFPRLASGQDAEPFCAEVLSGSGVLLLPGRLYGDAWKAHMRLGFGRADFAQGLGALEDFLKKGAV, from the coding sequence ATGGGCGTCCACCGCAACCCGCAACACTCTGGAGCCGCCGTGAAGTTTCCCCCGTTTCTCCTGGAGCGTTATTTTGCGCAGCACGAGTTCTCCGTGCCACACCTGCTGTGCGTTTCCGACTGCCAGACCATGACCGCAGGCGAACTGCTGGACCTGGAACCCGGCTCGCGCGAGGCCCTCGAGCGCCTGCCCCTGGGCTACACCGAAGCCCCCGGCGGGGCCGGGCTGCGCGCCGAAATTTCAGGCCTGTACGAGAACCTGCCGCCGGACAACGTGCTGGTCCACGTGGGCGCGGAGGAGGCCATCTTCACCTTCGCCACGGCCTGCCTGGAACCCGGCGACGAGGTGATCGTCCACACGCCCTGCTACCAGTCGCTGCACCAGATCGCCGCGAGCAGGGGCTGCACTGTGATTCCCTGGGTGGCCCGCCCGGAAAACGGCTGGGCTCCCGACACGGACGAACTGGCCCGGCTGGTGACGCCGCGCACCAAGGCCATCGTGGTCAACTCGCCCCACAACCCCACGGGCTTCTGCCTGGACCGCGCCGCCATGGAGCGTATCGTGGCCGTTGCCGCCCGCCAGGGCTGCCTGCTCTTTTCCGACGAGGTGTACCGTTTCCTGGAGTACGGCGTGGACGAACCGCCGCGCCCGGCCTGCGACCTGTACGAACGGGCCGTGTCCCTTGGCGTGATGTCCAAATCGCTGGGGCTGGCCGGGCTTCGCGTGGGCTGGGTGGCCAGCCGCGACAAGGCCGCGCTCTCCGCCATGGCCGCCGTAAAGGACTACACCTCCATCTGCGGCAGTGCGCCCAGCGAGTTCCTGGCCGCGCTGGCCCTTCGCAGGCGCGAGGTCATCCTCGCGCGCCAGTACGCCCTGACCACCGCCAACCTGGAGCTGCTGGAAGCGTTCATGTCCCGCCACGCCCACCTGTTCGACTGGGTGCGCCCCTCGGGCGGCCCCATAGCCTTCCCGAGGCTGGCCTCCGGGCAGGACGCCGAGCCCTTCTGCGCCGAGGTGCTTTCCGGCTCCGGCGTGTTGCTGCTGCCCGGCAGGCTCTACGGGGACGCCTGGAAAGCCCACATGCGCCTGGGGTTCGGTCGCGCGGACTTCGCGCAAGGGCTGGGCGCACTGGAGGATTTTCTTAAGAAGGGCGCAGTCTGA
- a CDS encoding aldo/keto reductase, translating to MKDKNTESGLSRRDFLKTASLTGLAATVAPAAALAATQPTASQASGLTAIPKRKLGKTGVDVSVLGLGGMFDTINNQLLLKQAHAWGVTYWDTAEAYGNGLSEEGYGRYFGRNPEARKDIFLVSKFTHRQGSGDNFSGGKAGSVDNTAKLDAALKRLQTSYLDLFFIHAIGSVDEMKPYKEWAAEMKKAGKIKFFGFSTHTNMEDCMLAAAKLDWIDAVMVTYNYRLMQTPKMKQALADCVKAGIGVVAMKTQGGGPVKTDTPEELTLAGRFLERGFTDKQAKLKAVWDNPEIASICSQMPNLTILSANVACARDKTTLAREDVDVFTRLAECTKGDYCAGCGSICQGAVGGLVPVNDVMRCLMYYRDYAEPELAREVFAALPEETRLRLLDVDYSQAEKACPQGLAIAQLMREASTLLA from the coding sequence ATGAAAGACAAAAATACCGAGTCAGGACTCTCCCGCAGGGATTTTCTCAAGACCGCGAGCCTCACCGGACTTGCGGCCACCGTCGCCCCGGCAGCGGCCCTGGCCGCCACGCAGCCGACTGCAAGCCAGGCATCCGGCCTGACCGCCATCCCCAAGCGCAAGCTCGGCAAGACCGGCGTGGACGTCTCCGTGCTGGGCCTTGGCGGCATGTTCGACACCATCAACAACCAGCTGCTGCTCAAGCAAGCCCACGCCTGGGGCGTCACCTACTGGGACACCGCCGAGGCCTACGGCAACGGCTTGTCCGAGGAGGGCTACGGCCGCTACTTCGGCCGCAACCCCGAGGCGCGCAAGGACATCTTCCTGGTGTCCAAGTTCACCCACAGGCAAGGCTCCGGCGACAACTTCTCCGGCGGCAAAGCCGGTTCCGTAGACAACACCGCCAAGCTCGACGCAGCGCTTAAGCGCCTGCAAACCAGCTACCTTGACCTGTTCTTCATCCACGCCATCGGCAGCGTGGACGAGATGAAGCCCTACAAAGAGTGGGCCGCCGAGATGAAGAAGGCCGGAAAGATCAAATTCTTCGGCTTCAGCACCCACACCAACATGGAAGACTGCATGCTGGCTGCGGCCAAGCTGGACTGGATCGACGCCGTCATGGTCACCTACAACTACCGGCTGATGCAGACCCCCAAGATGAAGCAGGCCCTGGCCGACTGCGTCAAGGCGGGCATCGGCGTGGTGGCCATGAAGACCCAGGGCGGCGGTCCGGTGAAGACCGACACCCCGGAGGAGCTGACCCTGGCCGGACGCTTCCTGGAGCGGGGCTTCACCGACAAGCAGGCCAAGCTCAAGGCCGTGTGGGACAATCCTGAAATCGCCAGCATCTGCTCCCAGATGCCCAACCTGACCATCCTCTCGGCCAACGTGGCCTGCGCCCGCGACAAGACAACGCTTGCCCGCGAGGACGTGGACGTGTTCACCCGGCTGGCCGAGTGCACCAAGGGCGACTACTGCGCCGGATGCGGCAGCATCTGCCAGGGCGCGGTGGGCGGGCTGGTGCCGGTGAACGACGTGATGCGCTGCCTGATGTACTACCGCGACTACGCCGAGCCGGAGCTGGCCCGCGAGGTGTTCGCCGCGCTGCCCGAGGAAACCCGCTTGAGGCTTCTGGACGTGGACTACTCCCAGGCGGAGAAAGCCTGCCCGCAGGGGCTGGCAATCGCGCAGCTGATGCGCGAGGCGAGCACGCTTCTGGCGTAA
- the ldhH gene encoding L-lactate dehydrogenase (quinone) large subunit LdhH → MASTEFKESVDKALKNANLTGALGRFSEAYAVARKNAYAGIDFEQLRGRVAAIKGYAAEHMDELAEQFTKAATARGAKVFRANSPQQVKEYIANLCREKGVKRIVKSKSMATEEIHLNDHLIKQGIQVNETDLGEWIIQLAGQTPSHMVMPAIHMTRDEVADLFSKEIDERLSNDIPKLVKVARKELRTKFLQADMGITGGNMAIAETGTIALVTNEGNARLTTTLPKIHVAVVGLEKLVPNWADAAPILVALPKSATSQQLTSYVSLITGPTPNDDGSMKEMHIILMDNKRSEMAADPIFKQALQCIRCASCLNVCPVYRLVGGHVFGKVYTGGIGTILTAWFDELKRSEEIQSLCIQCGNCKQVCPGQIDIPALILEIRRRLTQEQGQGVVQKTIFSVVNNRKIFHGMLRAASKVQGLVAKDGFIRHLPMFLSELSEFRSLPAIADKPFRDVFDTIQQPVLQKKIAFYGGCLIDFAYPEMGVKLVKILNKAGYNVTFPKDQTCCGAPARYNGAYEVAADNATDNIKALLSEEVDYVVSACPTCTCALKHEFIEVYESVGRRDMLPKARRLATKTVDFSTLVKQLVDEGKLSFKEGQSLGTITYHDSCHLKRTLHAENEPRELLTQAGYQIEEMFECDMCCGMGGSYSLKFPEISKPILTRKLGNIKASGAQTVAMDCPGCVMQIKGGFDKDGARVNVKHTVELLADQLK, encoded by the coding sequence ATGGCCAGCACTGAATTTAAGGAATCGGTAGACAAGGCGCTTAAAAACGCCAACCTGACCGGCGCGCTCGGCCGCTTCTCCGAAGCCTACGCCGTGGCCCGCAAGAACGCCTACGCAGGCATCGACTTCGAACAGCTGCGCGGACGCGTCGCCGCCATCAAGGGCTACGCCGCCGAACACATGGACGAGCTGGCCGAGCAGTTCACCAAGGCCGCCACCGCGCGCGGCGCCAAGGTGTTCCGCGCCAACTCCCCCCAGCAGGTCAAGGAGTACATCGCCAATCTCTGCCGCGAGAAGGGCGTCAAGCGCATCGTGAAGTCCAAGTCCATGGCCACCGAGGAGATCCACCTGAACGACCACCTGATCAAGCAGGGCATTCAGGTGAACGAGACGGACCTTGGCGAATGGATCATCCAGCTGGCCGGACAGACCCCCTCGCACATGGTCATGCCCGCCATCCACATGACCCGCGACGAGGTGGCCGACCTGTTCAGCAAGGAAATTGACGAGCGCCTGTCCAACGACATCCCCAAGCTGGTCAAGGTGGCCCGCAAGGAGTTGCGCACCAAGTTCCTCCAGGCCGACATGGGCATCACCGGCGGCAACATGGCCATCGCCGAGACCGGCACCATCGCCCTGGTGACCAACGAGGGCAACGCCCGCCTGACCACCACCCTGCCCAAGATCCACGTGGCCGTGGTGGGCCTTGAGAAGCTGGTGCCCAACTGGGCCGACGCCGCCCCCATCCTGGTGGCCCTGCCCAAGAGCGCAACCAGCCAGCAGCTCACCAGCTACGTGAGCCTGATCACCGGCCCCACCCCCAACGACGACGGCTCCATGAAGGAGATGCACATCATCCTCATGGACAACAAGCGCTCCGAGATGGCGGCCGACCCCATCTTCAAGCAGGCCCTGCAGTGCATCCGCTGCGCCTCCTGCCTGAACGTCTGCCCGGTCTACCGTCTGGTGGGCGGCCACGTGTTCGGCAAGGTCTACACCGGCGGCATCGGCACCATCCTCACCGCCTGGTTCGACGAGCTCAAGCGCAGCGAGGAAATCCAGAGCCTGTGCATCCAGTGCGGCAACTGCAAGCAGGTCTGCCCCGGCCAGATCGACATCCCGGCCCTCATCCTGGAGATCCGCCGCAGGCTGACCCAGGAGCAGGGGCAGGGCGTGGTCCAGAAGACCATCTTCTCGGTGGTCAACAACCGCAAGATCTTCCACGGCATGCTGCGCGCCGCCTCCAAGGTGCAGGGACTGGTGGCCAAGGACGGCTTCATCCGCCACCTGCCCATGTTCCTGTCCGAGCTCTCCGAGTTCAGGAGCCTGCCCGCCATCGCGGACAAGCCCTTCCGCGACGTGTTCGACACCATCCAGCAGCCCGTTCTCCAGAAGAAGATCGCCTTCTACGGCGGCTGCCTGATCGACTTCGCCTACCCCGAGATGGGCGTGAAGCTGGTCAAGATCCTGAACAAGGCCGGATACAACGTCACCTTCCCCAAGGATCAGACCTGCTGCGGCGCGCCTGCGCGCTACAACGGCGCCTATGAAGTGGCCGCCGACAACGCCACGGACAACATCAAGGCCCTGCTGTCGGAAGAGGTGGACTACGTTGTCTCCGCCTGCCCCACCTGCACCTGCGCCCTGAAGCACGAGTTCATCGAGGTCTACGAGAGCGTGGGCAGGCGCGACATGCTGCCCAAGGCCCGCCGCCTGGCCACCAAGACCGTGGACTTCTCCACCCTGGTGAAGCAGCTGGTGGACGAGGGCAAGCTGAGCTTCAAGGAAGGCCAGAGCCTGGGCACCATCACCTACCACGACTCCTGCCACCTGAAGCGCACCCTGCACGCCGAGAATGAGCCCAGGGAGCTGTTGACCCAGGCTGGCTACCAGATCGAAGAGATGTTCGAGTGCGACATGTGCTGCGGCATGGGCGGGTCCTACTCCCTGAAGTTCCCGGAGATCTCCAAGCCCATCCTCACCCGCAAGCTCGGCAACATCAAGGCTTCGGGCGCCCAGACCGTGGCCATGGACTGCCCCGGCTGCGTCATGCAGATCAAGGGCGGCTTCGACAAGGACGGCGCCAGGGTGAACGTGAAGCACACCGTGGAACTCCTGGCCGACCAGCTGAAATAA
- a CDS encoding lactate permease LctP family transporter translates to MANGFAMAALMILVLAVFAVPQAFAVESIIEAPENARQAVAMVEKAQAYIQKYGKEKALAEFNNPDGEFVKDGLYVFAYDFHGVNKSLATNPALVGKNLIDMKDADGKDMIKDLIAIAKSGGGWYEYKWEGHDKYSYVVKVDDSLWIGCGDYKNEAVTMVEKALKFIHDKGKDKALAEFNNPGGLFVDRGLYIFAYDFNGVNKALATHPSMVGKDLLDMKDADGREIIKDMIEIVNRGGGWYDYIWDGQEKSSYVVKVNDSLWIGCGEYRENTFKVYSLFLIALVPIVWLMMSLGVLKMPAHTTAMISLVLTIVLASVAFKMSNIAVLTATLEGVALGLWPIVIVIVAAIFTYNMALYTKSMDTIKTMLSNITTDRRIQVLILAWGFGGFLEAVAGYGTAVAIPASILAALGCEPLFAALICLTANTVPTAFGAIGIPVLTLAQITNLDVNILSYQIALQLTLFIVIIPMLLVVLTTRSLKGLKGVVGISLASGAAFAIPELLTARFLGAELPALAGSICSMGVTIFIAKTFYKEEQVGKSAHETVSLKSGVLAWLPYILVLVFIVGTSPVVEPVYNVLSNIKTSVMIYQGKGATPFVFKWIATPGTLIILATIVGGLIQGAKFGEISMVFGRTVLKLSKSALTVLCIVAMSKVMAYSGMISAIAVVLVKATGQYFAAISPLIGALGTFVTGSDTSANVLFGKLQVEVASKTGVDPYWLAAANTAGATGGKMISPQSIAVATAATGLVGSEGKILNQTLKYCIVYVAILGVFVYAGSLFIIPR, encoded by the coding sequence ATGGCGAACGGCTTCGCGATGGCTGCACTGATGATCCTTGTCCTGGCAGTCTTTGCCGTTCCCCAGGCCTTTGCGGTGGAATCAATAATCGAAGCGCCGGAGAATGCCCGCCAGGCAGTCGCCATGGTGGAGAAGGCTCAGGCGTACATTCAGAAATACGGCAAGGAAAAGGCCCTCGCGGAGTTCAACAATCCCGATGGCGAGTTCGTGAAGGATGGCCTGTACGTGTTTGCGTACGACTTCCATGGCGTCAACAAATCCCTGGCCACAAACCCCGCGCTGGTCGGCAAGAACCTCATCGACATGAAGGACGCCGACGGCAAGGATATGATCAAGGACCTGATCGCCATCGCCAAGAGCGGCGGCGGCTGGTACGAATACAAGTGGGAAGGCCACGACAAGTACTCGTATGTTGTCAAGGTGGACGACTCCCTGTGGATCGGCTGCGGAGACTATAAGAACGAAGCGGTCACCATGGTGGAGAAGGCGCTGAAGTTCATCCACGACAAAGGCAAGGATAAGGCCCTGGCCGAGTTCAACAATCCCGGCGGCCTCTTCGTGGATCGTGGACTGTACATTTTCGCGTATGACTTCAACGGCGTGAACAAGGCCTTGGCCACCCACCCCTCCATGGTCGGCAAGGACCTTCTTGATATGAAGGACGCCGACGGGCGCGAAATCATCAAGGACATGATCGAGATCGTCAATCGTGGCGGGGGGTGGTACGATTACATCTGGGACGGCCAGGAAAAGTCCTCGTATGTGGTCAAGGTGAACGATTCCCTGTGGATCGGCTGCGGCGAATACCGGGAGAATACGTTCAAGGTCTATTCCCTGTTCCTCATCGCCCTGGTGCCCATTGTCTGGCTGATGATGTCGCTTGGCGTCCTGAAGATGCCCGCGCACACCACGGCAATGATCTCCCTTGTGCTGACCATCGTCCTGGCCAGCGTCGCCTTCAAGATGTCCAACATCGCAGTGCTGACAGCTACTTTGGAAGGCGTGGCGCTGGGACTCTGGCCCATCGTCATAGTTATCGTGGCTGCCATATTCACCTACAACATGGCACTGTACACCAAGAGCATGGACACCATCAAAACCATGCTCTCCAACATCACCACGGACCGCCGCATCCAGGTGTTGATCCTGGCCTGGGGGTTCGGCGGCTTCCTGGAGGCCGTGGCGGGCTACGGAACCGCCGTGGCCATCCCCGCCAGCATCCTGGCTGCCCTGGGCTGCGAGCCGCTGTTCGCGGCGCTCATCTGCCTGACCGCCAACACCGTGCCTACGGCTTTCGGAGCCATCGGCATCCCCGTGCTGACGCTGGCGCAGATCACCAACCTGGACGTGAACATCCTGAGTTACCAGATCGCGCTGCAACTGACCCTGTTCATCGTCATCATCCCCATGTTGCTGGTGGTGCTGACCACCAGAAGCCTGAAGGGCCTGAAAGGCGTCGTCGGTATATCGTTGGCCTCCGGTGCGGCCTTTGCCATTCCGGAACTGCTGACGGCCAGATTTTTGGGCGCGGAGCTCCCTGCGCTGGCCGGAAGCATCTGCAGCATGGGTGTGACCATCTTCATCGCAAAAACATTCTACAAAGAGGAGCAGGTCGGTAAGTCCGCCCATGAGACGGTCTCGCTTAAGAGCGGAGTCCTGGCCTGGCTGCCGTACATCCTGGTGCTGGTGTTCATCGTGGGGACCAGCCCCGTGGTGGAGCCGGTCTACAACGTGCTGTCCAACATCAAGACTTCGGTCATGATCTACCAGGGCAAGGGCGCGACGCCGTTCGTGTTCAAATGGATCGCCACTCCCGGCACGCTGATCATCCTGGCCACCATCGTCGGCGGCCTGATCCAGGGCGCGAAGTTCGGCGAGATCAGCATGGTGTTCGGGCGTACCGTGTTGAAACTGTCCAAGTCGGCCCTGACGGTCCTGTGCATCGTGGCCATGTCCAAGGTCATGGCCTACAGCGGCATGATCTCCGCCATCGCGGTGGTCCTGGTGAAGGCTACGGGGCAGTATTTTGCGGCGATCTCTCCGCTCATCGGGGCGCTCGGCACGTTCGTGACAGGCAGCGACACCTCGGCCAACGTGCTTTTCGGCAAGCTCCAGGTGGAGGTCGCCTCGAAAACCGGAGTCGACCCCTACTGGCTGGCGGCCGCCAACACTGCCGGGGCCACGGGCGGCAAGATGATCTCGCCCCAGAGCATCGCCGTTGCCACCGCAGCCACCGGACTCGTGGGGTCCGAGGGCAAGATCCTGAACCAGACGCTCAAGTACTGCATAGTCTATGTGGCCATACTGGGTGTGTTCGTCTATGCGGGGAGCCTCTTCATCATCCCCAGGTAG
- a CDS encoding basic amino acid ABC transporter substrate-binding protein, translated as MRRIVVLAALMLTLLAQSAWAKTIIFASDATWPPMEFVGPDKEMTGFAIDYMKAAGKEAGFTPEFKAVAWDGIFAGLAANKYDAICSSVSITDERKNAMDFSVPYFKVRQALVVPADSKAKTLADMKGKTLGAQISTTGHFAVKKADGVKDKSYDEVGLAIEDLFNGRIDGVVCDDPVAAQYALQNDKYKGKLKIAAVLETGEDEFYGIALKKGDKANLELINKGIEAVKAKGIDKELMKKWIGQ; from the coding sequence ATGCGCAGAATCGTCGTCCTGGCCGCCCTCATGCTGACCCTGCTCGCCCAGTCTGCCTGGGCCAAGACCATCATTTTCGCTTCCGACGCCACCTGGCCCCCCATGGAATTCGTCGGCCCCGACAAGGAAATGACCGGCTTCGCCATCGATTACATGAAGGCAGCCGGCAAGGAAGCCGGATTCACCCCCGAATTCAAGGCCGTGGCCTGGGACGGCATCTTCGCCGGTCTGGCCGCCAACAAGTACGACGCCATCTGCTCCTCCGTGTCCATCACTGACGAGCGCAAGAACGCCATGGACTTCTCCGTGCCCTACTTCAAGGTCCGCCAGGCCCTGGTGGTCCCCGCCGACTCCAAGGCCAAGACCCTGGCCGACATGAAGGGCAAGACCCTGGGCGCCCAGATCTCCACCACCGGCCACTTCGCCGTGAAGAAGGCTGACGGAGTCAAGGACAAGTCCTACGACGAAGTGGGCCTGGCCATCGAAGACCTGTTCAACGGCCGCATCGACGGCGTTGTCTGCGACGACCCCGTCGCCGCCCAGTACGCCCTGCAGAACGACAAGTACAAGGGCAAGCTGAAGATCGCCGCCGTGCTCGAGACCGGCGAGGACGAGTTCTACGGCATCGCCCTCAAGAAGGGCGACAAGGCCAACCTGGAGCTCATCAACAAGGGCATCGAGGCCGTCAAGGCCAAGGGCATCGACAAAGAGCTCATGAAGAAGTGGATCGGCCAGTAG
- a CDS encoding polysaccharide deacetylase family protein, which produces MRRIFTASLLIFVLGLTGFLPVRAFSASLWSPAELAATPEERKAGRLTAPDLTPPDRTAPLAALAPLPPERRGSIRRVDTGGEKLVALTFDLCELSDQRAGYDGAIVDYLRAEGVPATFFASGKWLRSHPERSMQLLADPLFEVGSHAWTHGNFGVLSPERMREQIAWTQAQYELTREAMVQLAAKRGLPELAAASPASIRVFRFPYGRCRAEALELLAGMGIAAVQWDVNMMDAAKTRTAQTVARDVERGVKPGSIVLGHANGFGYATADALRLIVPALRAKGYRFVTVSALLDAGRAVTAAQCYDSRPGDTDVYDVLFGDGTVHRRNK; this is translated from the coding sequence ATGCGCCGCATATTCACCGCTTCCTTGCTGATTTTCGTCCTGGGCCTGACGGGCTTTCTGCCTGTTCGCGCCTTTTCGGCGAGCCTGTGGAGCCCGGCTGAGCTGGCCGCCACCCCGGAGGAACGCAAGGCCGGACGCCTCACCGCGCCGGACCTGACCCCTCCCGACCGTACAGCCCCCCTGGCGGCGTTGGCTCCTCTCCCGCCAGAGAGGCGCGGCTCCATCCGCCGCGTGGACACGGGCGGCGAGAAGCTGGTGGCCCTGACCTTCGACCTGTGCGAGCTCTCGGACCAGCGCGCAGGCTATGACGGCGCAATAGTCGACTACCTGCGCGCCGAGGGCGTTCCCGCCACGTTCTTCGCCAGCGGCAAGTGGCTGCGCTCGCATCCGGAGCGCTCCATGCAGCTTCTGGCTGACCCACTGTTCGAGGTGGGCAGCCACGCCTGGACCCACGGCAACTTCGGGGTGCTCTCTCCTGAGCGCATGCGCGAGCAGATCGCCTGGACCCAGGCGCAGTACGAGCTGACCCGCGAGGCCATGGTGCAGCTGGCCGCGAAACGCGGGTTGCCGGAATTGGCTGCGGCGTCGCCTGCCAGCATCCGGGTGTTCCGCTTCCCCTACGGGCGCTGCCGGGCCGAGGCCCTGGAACTGCTGGCCGGGATGGGCATCGCCGCCGTGCAATGGGATGTGAACATGATGGACGCCGCCAAGACGCGCACCGCCCAGACCGTGGCCAGGGACGTGGAGCGCGGCGTAAAGCCCGGCTCCATCGTGCTGGGGCATGCCAACGGATTCGGCTACGCCACGGCGGACGCTCTGCGGCTGATCGTCCCGGCCCTGCGCGCCAAGGGCTATCGGTTCGTCACCGTGAGCGCGCTGCTGGACGCAGGGCGCGCCGTGACCGCTGCACAGTGTTATGATTCGCGCCCCGGCGACACGGACGTGTACGACGTCCTGTTCGGGGACGGTACCGTGCATCGGCGAAACAAGTAA
- a CDS encoding LutC/YkgG family protein, protein MFDLFKAKAEAVSAEVHRFATKSEGLAFIKETFRTEGIADEPKKYAVWTDCPILEGVDKDEMAKEFPGLKFNVTRDLAEQSHIGVTQMQWGLANTGTVAQNSTAAAERLASSLSWIHVAIVGTANILPDMPALLETVHPKDCAYLALITGPSRTADIERVLTIGVHGPERLIIVCIDDLGGAN, encoded by the coding sequence ATGTTTGATCTCTTCAAAGCAAAGGCCGAGGCCGTCAGCGCCGAGGTTCACCGCTTCGCCACCAAGAGCGAAGGGCTGGCCTTCATCAAGGAAACCTTCCGTACCGAAGGCATCGCGGACGAGCCCAAGAAGTACGCCGTCTGGACCGACTGCCCCATCCTGGAAGGCGTCGATAAGGACGAGATGGCCAAGGAATTTCCCGGCCTGAAGTTCAACGTCACCCGCGACCTGGCCGAGCAGTCCCACATCGGCGTCACCCAGATGCAGTGGGGCCTGGCCAACACGGGCACCGTGGCCCAGAACTCAACCGCCGCCGCCGAGCGCCTGGCGTCCTCGCTGTCCTGGATTCACGTGGCCATCGTGGGCACGGCCAACATCCTGCCCGACATGCCCGCGCTTCTGGAGACCGTGCACCCCAAGGACTGCGCCTATCTGGCCCTCATCACCGGGCCGAGCCGCACCGCTGACATCGAGCGCGTGCTCACCATCGGCGTCCACGGCCCTGAGAGACTGATCATTGTCTGCATCGACGACCTGGGAGGGGCGAACTAA
- a CDS encoding amino acid ABC transporter permease — protein MQTKPPVQIIEQHDGPAIPRKSDKGLVSAWWLSLIAAVGTLLYLILVEQGAYLRLIKFVPDGIVITFQVTIFSIISALFLGLLTGLGRVSRNRWINLIASTYVEIVRGIPLLVQLFYIYYALGRFVRVPDMVAAVVAMAVCYGAYLGEIFRAGILAIDKGQTEAARSLGFSRAQTMRYVILPQAMRIILPPVGNEFIMLLKDTSLVSILAVADLLRRGREFASETFLYFETYTVVALIYLIITLILSKMVSRLEERLSFYVRK, from the coding sequence ATGCAAACCAAACCACCCGTTCAGATCATCGAACAGCACGACGGCCCTGCCATCCCGAGAAAGTCCGACAAGGGGCTCGTCTCGGCGTGGTGGCTGTCGCTCATCGCCGCAGTGGGCACGCTCCTCTACCTGATCCTTGTGGAACAGGGGGCGTACCTCCGGCTGATCAAGTTCGTCCCAGACGGCATCGTCATCACCTTCCAGGTGACCATTTTTTCTATCATTTCCGCTCTGTTCCTGGGCCTTCTCACCGGCCTGGGGCGTGTGTCGCGCAACCGCTGGATCAACCTGATCGCCTCCACCTACGTGGAGATCGTGCGCGGCATCCCGCTTTTGGTGCAGTTGTTCTACATCTACTACGCGCTGGGCCGTTTCGTGCGCGTGCCGGACATGGTGGCCGCCGTGGTGGCCATGGCCGTGTGCTACGGCGCGTACCTGGGCGAAATCTTCCGCGCGGGCATCCTGGCCATCGACAAGGGCCAGACCGAGGCCGCGCGCTCCCTTGGCTTCAGCCGCGCCCAGACCATGCGCTACGTCATCCTGCCCCAGGCCATGCGCATCATCCTGCCGCCCGTGGGCAACGAATTCATCATGCTCCTGAAGGACACCTCGCTGGTGTCCATCCTGGCCGTGGCCGACCTTTTGCGCCGGGGCCGTGAATTCGCTTCAGAGACCTTCCTGTATTTCGAGACGTACACCGTTGTGGCGCTCATCTACCTGATCATCACCCTGATCCTGTCCAAGATGGTGTCCAGGCTCGAAGAGAGGCTTTCGTTCTATGTCCGCAAATAA